In Oryza sativa Japonica Group chromosome 3, ASM3414082v1, one DNA window encodes the following:
- the LOC4332831 gene encoding tau-cadinol synthase, with product MASSSCTAPKAAPEFHPTVWGDFFINYEPQPLQRPEKWMRERSDQLRKDVSQLFDAFDGVAEKMNLVDTLQRLGIDHLFEEEIATTLNTIHGAEFDSPSLHDVALRFRLLRQQGLWVSSDVFNKFKHRDGSFIIDITNDPKGLLSLYNAANLLTHNEEALQEAILFSRHHLELMKSNLKSPLAEQVSRALQIPLSRNLKRVEALSYILEYNVHEQTYNPSILELAKLDFNLLQHIHQRELKTITQWWEDLSNDIGLDYIRDRIVECYFWSYSMYFEEEYTRARMILAKFFMLTSLLDDTYDTHATLEECRNLNVAIQSWDESDISVLPDYLKKFFLKVMSNFVEFENELEPHIRHRNAYNRKVFQLLSGYYLQEAEWFHHNYVPSFKEQIEVSVMSAGIQALSVCILVGMGNIVTEETLEWAIGNNDAVRAGGEVARFMDDMAAFKNGRNKLDVASSVECYIKEYNVTSEVALAKIGSLVEDAWKTINQAHIDRRELLPFVHRVTNLSRSMAILFLDKRDAYTYSKDFKRTMESHFVKPIPL from the exons ATGGCCTCTTCAAGTTGTACAGCTCCCAAGGCAGCACCTGAGTTTCACCCCACAGTTTGGGGTGACTTCTTTATCAACTATGAACCACAACCCTTGCAG CGGCCAGAGAAATGGATGAGAGAGAGATCCGATCAGTTAAGAAAGGACGTAAGTCAGCTGTTCGACGCTTTCGATGGTGTGGCAGAAAAAATGAATCTAGTTGACACGCTCCAACGCCTGGGGATAGATCATCTCTTTGAGGAAGAGATAGCCACCACCTTGAATACCATTCATGGTGCTGAATTTGACAGCCCTAGCCTTCATGACGTTGCCCTCCGGTTTCGCTTGCTGAGGCAGCAAGGGTTATGGGTTTCATCAG ATGTTTTCAACAAATTCAAACACAGAGATGGAAGCTTTATCATTGACATAACAAATGACCCAAAAGGTCTCTTAAGCTTATACAATGCTGCCAACCTTCTCACCCACAACGAGGAAGCCCTCCAGGAAGCTATCTTATTTTCAAGGCATCATTTGGAGTTAATGAAAAGTAACCTGAAGTCCCCATTAGCTGAGCAAGTTTCACGTGCTCTTCAGATACCATTGTCCAGAAACTTGAAGAGGGTTGAGGCCCTATCTTATATATTAGAGTACAATGTACACGAGCAAACATACAACCCCTCAATACTGGAGCTTGCCAAGCTAGACTTTAACCTTCTTCAACATATTCACCAAAGGGAGCTCAAGACAATTACTCA GTGGTGGGAGGATCTTTCAAATGACATAGGACTAGACTACATAAGGGATCGCATTGTTGAATGCTACTTTTGGTCATATTCTATGTACTTTGAGGAGGAGTACACACGTGCCCGGATGATCCTTGCCAAGTTTTTCATGTTAACATCATTGTTAGATGACACTTATGATACGCATGCTACTTTGGAGGAATGTCGAAATCTCAATGTGGCCATACAAAG CTGGGATGAGAGTGATATTTCTGTTCTACCAGATTATCTGAAGAAATTCTTTCTCAAggtgatgagcaatttcgtggAGTTCGAGAATGAATTGGAACCACATATTAGGCACCGCAATGCTTACAATAGGAAAGTG TTTCAATTGTTATCTGGGTATTATCTCCAGGAGGCAGAATGGTTCCATCATAACTACGTACCAAGTTTCAAAGAGCAAATAGAAGTGTCGGTGATGTCTGCAGGTATTCAAGCACTAAGTGTATGTATACTTGTCGGCATGGGAAATATAGTAACCGAGGAGACACTTGAGTGGGCCATTGGCAACAATGATGCCGTTAGGGCTGGCGGTGAGGTGGCACGTTTCATGGATGACATGGCTGCATTTAAG AATGGAAGGAACAAATTGGATGTAGCCAGCTCCGTGGAGTGCTACATCAAGGAGTACAATGTTACCAGTGAGGTTGCCCTAGCCAAGATAGGTTCTTTGGTCGAAGATGCATGGAAAACCATAAACCAAGCTCATATTGATCGCCGTGAACTGTTGCCATTTGTACATCGGGTCACCAACCTATCAAGGAGCATGGCTATTTTGTTTCTTGACAAAAGAGATGCATACACATACAGTAAGGATTTCAAAAGGACGATGGAGAGCCATTTTGTCAAACCTATTCCCCTTTAG